One Archangium violaceum genomic window, AGCTGCACCATGCGATGAACGTTCCCGGGCGGATGACGCTGCGAGACCATACGCGCCGCTACACGGACGTCGGCCCGCCGATGAGCCTGCTGCTCGACTTCCTGATGAACGACGAGATCGACAAGCCCGTCACCCGCTGGCAGGAGGCTTTCCTCCCGGACGAGCTGGAGCGGCGGGTGGCGGAGACGCAGGTGGTGGGGGAGGACGGGCAGAAGCGCCCGCTGGTCGCGAAGACCGTGAATCTCTACACGGCACAGGGCCGTCCGGCGCTTCCCGAGCAGCCCCCGAAGTACGGGCCCGTGCTGCTGGTGCTGGGCCTCGTGTTTGGAGGCGGCGCGGTGGGTCTCGCGCTCTGGGGCCGGCGGAGCGGAGGGCGCGCTCCCCGCGTGCTGCTCGGCCTGCAGAACGTGCTGGTGGGGTTGGTGTTCGGGATTCCCGGCTTCGCCCTGTTCGTCATGTGGCTGTTCACCGACCACACGGTGACGTACCGCAACGAGAACCTCTTCCTGGCCAATCCGCTCACCGTGCTGGCGCTGCCGCTGGGCTTCCAGTTGATGTTCGGCTCGGAGAGGGCCCGGGAGCGGTTGCGGCTGCTGTGGCGGGTGCTGGCCGGGTTGGGGGTGCTGGGGCTCGTGCTCAAGGTGCTGCCCCCGTTCGATCAGGACAACTGGCGCCTCATCGCGCTCATCCTGCCCATTTCGTTGGGGATGGCGGGCGCGCTGACGCTGGCGCGGGGGCGGGCTCCGGCGGCGGATCGCTCCGCGGAGCCACTCGCTCCTTCCCTGAAGGCTTCTGGCAGCTGAAGATTCGGAAATCGCGCGCGGGGAGTCCTCGCTCGCACACTGAGGAAACACATGGCGAACGACTCGATGGAGAAAATCGGCGGGCTTCGCGAGCGTCTGATGGCGCTCAGGGGGCATCTTTGACCTCGATCGCAAGCGGTCACGTATCGCGCTGATCGAGCGGGAGTCCACGCTCCCCAACTTCTGGGACGACAACACCAAGGCGCAGGCGATGCTCAAGGAGAAGTCCACGCTGGAGTCGAGCGTGAGCTCCTTCGAGAAGACGCTGCGCGGCCTGGACGACGCGCAGGTGCTCTTCGAGCTGGCGGCCGAGGCCAACGACGAGGCCAGCGCGAAGGAGGCCGAGGAATCCCTCTCCTCGCTCGAGGCGGAGGTCTCCAAGCTGGAGCTGGCGCGGATGCTCTCCGGCGAGCAGGACCGGTCCAACTGCTTCATGGACATCAACGCGGGCGCGGGCGGCACGGACTCCATGGACTGGGCCGCCATGCTCATGCGCATGTACACGCGCTACTGCGAGAGCAAGGGCTGGAAGGTTGAAATCAACGACGCGGTGCCGGGTGAAGAGGCGGGCTTCAAGAACGTCTCGCTGCGCATCGAGGGCGAGTTCGCCTACGGCTACCTCAAGGCCGAGGTGGGCGTGCACCGGCTGGTGCGCATCAGCCCCTTCGACGCCAACGCGCGCCGTCAGACGGCCTTCGCCTCGGTGGACGTCTACCCGGAGGTCGACGACTCCATCCAGATCGACATCCCGGAGAAGGACTACGAGCTGAAGTTCATCCGCGGCGGTGGCGCGGGCGGCCAGAAGGTCAACAAGACCTCCTCGACGGCGCAACTGCGCCACCTGCCGACCGGCATCCTCATCACCTGCCAGACGGAGCGCTCGCAGTCGGCCAACAAGGACATGGCCTTCAAGATCCTCCGCGCGCGCCTCTACGAAATCGAGCTGAAGAAGCGCGAGGCCGAGCAGGCCGCCGCCGAGGCGCAGAAGAAGGACATCTCCTTCGGCTCGCAGATCCGCTCCTACGTGCTGGCCCCCTACCGCATGGTGAAGGACCTTCGCACCGGCGTGGAGACGGGCAACGTGGACGCGGTGCTGGACGGGGACCTCGAGCAGTTCGTCACCGCCCAGCTGATGGGCGTGAAGAACCCCAACCGCAACGCCCCCGAGTAGCCCGGGAAGCAGGCGGGAACCTTTCCGCGACCTCGCTGTCCAAGGTCGCGGAACAGGGGAGCGCGGGACGGGTAGGATGGAAACGCGCGGTGTAGGCCGCGTGGGAGGTCACCGGTGCCATCGAGCGGGGTGCTCGGCGTGGATGTGGAGGGGACGCCGGTGACGGGCGAGTCCGATGCCGCCTCGAGCGAGGAGCGCCTGTTGCTGGCGCGGTTGCGGCGGGGCGACCCGGAGGCCTTCGAGGCGCTGGTGCGGGCGCACCAGGACCGGCTCTATGACTTCTGCGTGCGGATGCTGGGGGACCGGGAGGAGGCGAACGACCTGGTGCAGGACATCTTCGTGAGCGCCCACCAGCACCTCGCGAAGTTCCGGGAGGACTCCCGGCTGTCCACGTGGCTGTTCCGCATCGGGAAGAACCACTGCATCAACCGGCTGAAGTACCTGAATCGGCGGGGGAGGGGACGGTCGGAGGAGTACGGCGAGCAGAACGAGGGGGCGCTGGCGGAGCTCCTGGGCTCGCCGCCGGGGCCGGACGCGGCGTTGGAGTCGGCACGGGAGCAGGCAAGGGTGCAGTGGGCCATCTCCCAGCTGGACCCCGAGCCGCGCATGCTGGTGGCGTTGAGGGACATCGAGGGGCTTTCGTACGAGGAGATCGTCGACATCACCGAGCTACCGTTGGGAACCGTGAAGAGTCGGCTCCACCGGGCGCGGGAAAAGCTGGCGGATCTCCTGGGACGGCTTGAGGAATGAACGGCTTTCAGCGGAGACTCCGGGACATGCCAGCGCAGCTCAGCCACCGCGAGACCAGGGCCCTCTTCATCGCCCTCGCCGACGAGGAGCTCCCCGCCGACAAGGCGAAGGAGGTCCGCTCGCACCTGGACGGGTGTGGCGAGTGCCAGCAGGGCTGGCAGCGCTATTCGAGCACCGTGCTGCGGCTGCGCCAGGTGGAGAAGCAGAAGGCTCCGCCCGCGCTGGCTTCCAGGGTGATGACGCGGGTGAAGCGGCAGCGCCGCTTCGGGCTGAGGCGGTTGAGCCTGATGCACGCGCATTACCGCCTGCCGGTGGAGATCCTCATCCCGCTGCTCCTCGCGGCGGCGGTGGGGGCCTTCCTCATCATGTCCGCGCCCTGAAGGGAACATATCCCGCGTCCATTCGTTGCGTCCCGGGGTGCGCTTGGCTACGGTGCCGCGCCCTTACGGGATGCCCATGGCTGACACTCCAGAGAACAAGACGAACGCGGAAGCGGACCTCGGGTCCAAGGAGCAGGAGATCTACGACCAGCGCCTCGACAAGGCGCGCAAATGGCGGGATTCCGGTTTCAACCCGTACGGCAACGGCTACCGTCCCCAGCACCTGGCCGCGGACATCCTCGCCCGCCACGGCAACCAGTCCATGGAGGAGCTCGAGAAGGCCGAGCCCACCGCCTATGACGTGGCCGGCCGCATCGTGGCCGTGCGCAGCTTCGGCAAGGCCGCCTTCGTCAAGCTGCGTGACCGCTCCGGGGAAATCCAGGCGCACCTGAAGAAGGACGCGCTCGGGGACGCCTATGAGCTCTTCAAGCTCACGGACATGGGTGACTTCGTCGCCGTGCAGGGCACGGTGTTCCGCTCGAAGACGGGCGAGCTGACCCTGGCGGCCACGAAGTTCGTGCCGCTCACCAAGTCCCTGCGGCCCCTGCCCGAGAAGTGGCACGGCCTCACGGACGTGGAGGTCCGCTACCGCCAGCGCTACCTGGACATGGTCTCCAACCCGGAGGTCAAGCAGACGTTCCTCAAGCGCAACAAGCTCATCCGCTACATCCGGGACTTCCTCGACGCGCGCGACTTCATCGAGGTGGAGACCCCGATGATGCACCCGCTGGTGTCCGGCGCGGCGGCCCGTCCCTTCGTCACCCACCACAACGCCCTGGACATCGATCTGTACATGCGGATCGCCCCGGAGTTGTACCTCAAGCGCCTGGTGGTGGGCGGCATCGAGCGCGTCTACGAGATCAACCGCAACTTCCGCAACGAGGGCATCAGCACCCGGCACAACCCCGAGTTCACGATGCTCGAGTTCTACCAGGCCTACGCCACGTTCGAGGACCTGATGGACCTCACCGAGGAGATGCTCTCGGGCGCGGCGAAGGCGGTGACGGGGGACACGAAGGTGTCCTACCAGGGTCACGTGCTGGACTTCGGCAAGGGGTGGAGGCGCATCCCCATGACCGAGGCCATCCGCGAGGTCGTCCCCTCGCTCAGCGACAAGGACATGGCGGACGCGGACCGGCTGCGCCACGAGCTGCTCGAGACGACGCACGGGGAGGCCGAGCGCCGCGCCATCGAGACGATGCACCACGGGGAACTGGTGGGCGCGCTCTTCGAGCACCACGTGGAGCAGAAGCTGGTGCACCCCACGTTCATCACGCACTACCCCACGGCCGTGAGCCCGCTGGCGCGCCGCAACGACCAGAACCCGGACATCACCGACCGCTTCGAGCTCTTCATCGCCGGCCGGGAGATCGGCAACGCCTTCTCCGAGCTCAACGATCCGATCGATCAGAAGGGACGCTTCCTCTCCCAGCTGGAGGCCAGGCAGCGGGGCCAGCAGGAGACGATGGACTTCGACGAGGACTACATCCGCGCGCTCGAGCACGGTATGCCGCCCACGGCCGGCGAGGGCATCGGGATTGATCGCGTCGCCATGCTGTTCACGGATTCACCGTCGATCCGCGACGTCATTCTTTTCCCCCTCCTCAAGCCGCTTGCGAAGTAGGCAGGAAACCTCGTGAACGCCGAACGGCAGACCGTCTACCGCTGGAGCTTCATCTGGAGCGGCGCCCTCGTGGCGCTCGTTGGCGCCGTGCTGCTCGGCGTGGCCATCACCCGTTCGGATGCCTGGGAGCGGGTGACGGGCGTGCTCGGCCTGTCCGTGATCGGTTGGGGCGGGCTCGTGCAGACGCTCAACGCGCTGGCGCTGATGCCGGTGCAGTCCGCCGTGCCTTCCTCGGTGGGCATCGTCGGCACCGAGTATCTCCTCTCCGGTGCGGCGGCCTGGCTGGTGGGCTGGGCGCTCATCGCCACCGGCATCCGGCGGGCTCCCGCTCCTACCGAGGGGCCGAGCCCGGCCGCCGGGGCGGCGTTGTACCCGCGGCTGGCGCAGTACCGTGATTTCTACTGGAGCACGCTGGGCGCCTACGGTGGCGGCATCCTGCTGGCGGAGCTGGTGCTCATCCTCCTGCAGACGTTCCTGGCCAGTGGAGGGAGCGGGGAGCGCGGCCTGGCGCCGACGATCGCCTTCGGTATCTCGCTGATCGTCGCGTCGCTGGTGGCCTTCGTGTGCGGCTTCGTCGGCGCCTCGCGCGCGCGGCGGGTGGCCATGCCCGAGGCCACCATCGGTGTCATCTACCTGGGCCTGCCCGTGCCCATCATGCTGACGCTCATCGAGCAGATCCCCGACCTCCAGGTGTCGCTGGGCTACCGGCTGCGCGAGGTGACGTACGTGGCGGACATGCTCGGCCGCCCGGTGGTGGGGTACTGGCTCGTCTTCTCGCTGCTGGTGCTCATGCTGGTGCTGGGCATCAACACCGGCTTCATCGCGGCGGGCAGTGGGCGCTTGGACCTGAAGCTCGGCTTCGAGCTCTTCGTCGCCCGGCGCCACGTGGGCGTGTTCCGCCCCTCGTTGCTGCTGGGCACGCTGGCGGTGCTGATGTTCGGCATCATTCCGCCCCTCGTCGTCTACGGCATCATCCGCGCGGTGGAGGCGGCCGTGGAGCGCAGCCGCATCCGCGCCCTGGGGCTGCAGGATCCGCTCGCCGCCGCGTCCGCGCTCAACCGCCTCAAGCTGCGCGAGCAGTCGCCCACCATGATGATGACGGCGCTCTCGGTGGGGGGGGTGGGCGTGGGCGTGATGGCGCTTATCATCGTCCTGTCGGTGATGAGCGGCTTCGAGGAGGATCTGCAGAAGAAGATCCTCGGAGCCCACTCGCACGTGGTGGTGTCGAAGTACGCGGGCCACCTGCCCGAGTACAAGCGGCTGATGGAGCAGATCTCCAAGGTGCCCGGGGTGATCGGGCAGACGCCTTCCATCGACAACCCGGTGATGGTGCTCGCCGAGGACGAGGTGCAGGGCATCGTCCTCAAGGGCATCGATCCGGAGACGGTGGGCTCGGTGTTGGATCTGCGCAAGAACATGCTGCCGGGCGGCGAGCTGGACAACCTCGAGACGCCCCAGAAGATCGTCCCCCGGCGCGCGTTCGGGGGATTCGGCCAGCAGCCCTCCAACGAGCAGGACGAGGAGGAAGAGGTAGACCCCATCATCGGCAAGAGCTCGAAGAGCGCCGAGGAGAAGGTGCTGCCCGGCATCGTGCTCGGCCGCGAGCTGGCCGCCATCCTGCGGGTGGTGGTGGGGGACCGGGTGAACGTCATCTCCCCGCAGGGCGCGGAGCTGGGCCCCGCCGGTCTCATCCCCAAGAGCCGCGCCTTCCGCGTCGCGGGCATCTTCTACTCGGGCATGTACGAGTACGACGCCAAGTTCGCCTACATCCTGCTCTCCGAGGCGCAGAAGCTCTTCGGCGCCGATGGCCCCAGCGGCATCGAGCTGAAGGTGGCGGACGTGGATGATGCCCGGCGTATCGCCTCGGCGGCGTCGCGCGAGGTGGGCGGCTACCCCTACCGCGCCCGCGACTGGGGGGAGATCCACCGCAACATCTTCTCCGCCCTCCGGCTGGAGAAGCTGGTGATGGGCATCATCCTGTCCATCATCATCGTGGTGGCCGCCGGCCTCATCGTGGCCACCGTCATCATGCTCGTGCTGGAGAAGCGCAAGGAGATCGCCGTGCTCAAGGCACTGGGTGTCTCCGACGGCGGCATCGTGAAGATCTTCCTCGCCGAGGGCCTGCAGATTGGCGTGGCGGGGGGCCTGCTCGGACTCCTGTCCGGTCTGACGTGGTGCTACTTCATCCTGAAGGTGGGCATCAAACTGGACCCGTCCGTCTATTACATCCCGAACCTGCCGGTGAAGATCGAGCCGCTGCAGACCGCGCTCTCGGTGGTCATCGCGGTACTCGTCACCTACCTGGCGTCCATCTATCCCGCGCTCAAGGCGAGCAGCGTGGAGCCGGTGGAAGGTCTGAAGGCGGAGTGAGGACGATGGCACTGCTCTCCATCCGCAACGTCTTCAAGAGTTACTTCCTGCACGGCAAGCGCATCGACGTGCTGCGCGGCGTGTCCCTGGACATCGAGAAGGGCGAGCTGGTGAGCCTCATCGGTGCGTCCGGAGCGGGAAAGAGCACCTTCCTGCACGTGCTGGGCACGCTGGACATCCCGGCCGCCGGCGAGCTGCTCTTCGAGGGCCGGAGCGTCTTCGCGATGAACGACGCGGAGATCGCCGACTTCCGCAACCGGACGATCGGCTTCGTCTTCCAGAGCCACTACCTGCTGCCCGAGTTCACGGCCCTGGAGAACGTGGCCATGCCGGCGCTCATCCAGCGGCGGGACCGGACCGAGTCCTATGCCTACGCCCGCGAGCTGTTGGAGCGGGTGGGGTTGGGGAGCCGGGTGGAGCACCGGCCCGGGGAGCTGTCCGGCGGCGAGGCCCAGCGCGTGGCCCTGGCCCGGTCCCTGGTCCTCAAGCCGGCGGTGCTGCTCGCCGACGAGCCCACCGGAAACCTGGACCCGGCCACCGGCGAGGGCATCCACCAGCTCCTGCGCGAGGTGAACCGGGACCTGGGCATCACCGCCGTGGTCGTCACCCACAACGAGGCACTGGCCCGCTCCATGCCCCGACGGCTCCGGTTGGTGACCGGCCAGGTGACCGAGGCATGACGTCTCCAGCTCTCTTGTCGCGCTTTCTCATTGAGACCCGCTGAATTCCTCTCGTAGATTGCTCCGCCCTTTACCGGCCCGATTGCCTTGAGGCTCCCCGTTCTCTCGCTCAAGTTCCTTCTCCCGCTCCTCGCCGCCGTTTGGACGGTGATGCCCGGTCGCGTGCTTGCGCAGGCGGACGACCAGGGCACTCCGCCGGCCTCCGTGCCTCCCGCGGCGCTCCCTCCGGCTCCCGCCATGCCCGGCTCCGACGCTCCGGTCGCCCCCGATCGCGAGGTCCGTGAGGGCGAGGTCGTCGAAATCCGCATCGAGGGCAACCGCCGCGTCGAGTCCGAGGCCGTCCGCCGCGCCCTCCGCACCCAGGTGGGCCAGGTCTTCGACGAGACGCGCACCGCCGAGGATCTCCGGGCCGTCTGGGCGCTCGGCTACTTCAGCGACGTGCAGTTGCTGGTGCAGCGCCTGCCCACCGGCGGCATCACCTACGTGGTGCGCGTGCAGGAGCGCCCCTCCATCCGGACCGTGAAGCTCTCTGGCAACGAGGAGCTCAGTCAGGACGACCTCAAGGAGTCCATCGAGATCCGGGCGCTCACCATCCTGGACATGGACGCGGTTCGCCGCACCCAGAAGAAGATCCAGGAGAAGTACATCGACAAGGGCTACTTCCTCGCCGAGGTCAACCACAGGGTCGTCCCCCTGGAGGGCGGCCAGGTCGATGTGGTCTTCGACATCGACGAGAACTCCAAGGTGATGGTGAAGGACATCGTCTTCCTGGGCGCGGAGAAGGTACCTGCCGCCAAGCTCAAGGACGTGATGCTCACCAAGGAGGGCGGCTACCTCTCCTTCATCACCGGCGAGGGCACCTACCGCGAGGAGGTGTTCCAGCGTGACCTGGCGGTCATCCAGGCCACCTACTACGACGAGGGCTTCATCAACGTCCGGGTGGACAAGCCCACCGTCTCGCTCTCCGCCGACAAGCGCTACATCTACGTCACCATCCGCGTGACGGAAGGGGAGCGCTACGACATCGGGAAGATCGACTTCGCGGGTGACCTGGTGGTGCCCAAGGAGGAACTGGCGAAGCTGATGACGTCCTCGACGGGCACGCACTTCAGCCGCACGCAACTCGGCCAGGACATCCAGGCGATCACCGACGTCTACTACGACCGCGGCTACGCCTACGCCAACATCAACCCCGTCACGTCGATCAACGCGGATGAGAGGACGGTGGACCTGACCTTCGACGTGCAGAAGGGTCCGCAGGTCTCCATCGAGCGCATCGACGTCATCGGCAACACCAAGACGCGCGACAAGGTCATCCGCCGCGAGCTGCGCGTCTACGAGGGCGAGCTCTACAGTGGCACCGGCGTGCGCCGCAGCAAGGATCGCGTGACGGCGCTCGGCTTCTTCGAGACGGTGGAGGTGACGCAGCGGCCGGGCAGCCGCGAGGACACCATCGTCGTCCAGGTGGAGGTGAAGGAGAAGGCCACCGGTACCTTCCAGGTGGGCCTCGGCTTCTCCAACGTGGAGAGCTTCATCTTCACGGCCCAGGTGTCGCAGAACAACTTCCTGGGGTGGGGGCAGAGCGTGTCGGCCTCGGCGCAGATCTCCAGCCTGCGCTCGCTCGTCCAGCTGTCGTACTTCGATCCCTACTTCCTGGACACCAACTTCCTCCTGTCCGTGGACTTCTCCCGCGTGGAGGCGGACTACCTCGACTTCACCCGTCTGTCGACGGGCGGCAACCTGTCGTTGGGCTATCAGGTGCTCGAGGACCTGCTCGTCAACGTGGGCTACTCGCAGGAGCACGTGGACGTGCAGGCCGCGGAGAGCTACGGCGGCGTGCTGCTGGCCAACCGCTTCCTCAGTGGCGTGACGAGCTCGGTGCGCCTGTCCCTCACCTACGACAAGCGCAACAACCGCCTCTTCCCCTCCAAGGGCTTCATCCACTACGGCTCGGTCGAGTACGCGCCCTCGTTCCTCGGCGGCTCGTTCCTCTTCACCCGGTACACCGCCTACTCGCGCCTCTACTTCCCGCTGCCGCTGGGCGCCGTCTTCAAGACGAACGCCACCGTGGGCTACATCCAGCAGTTGGATCCCAACCGCCCGCTGCCCATCTCCGAGCTCTACTACCTGGGTGGTATCAACTCGGTGCGCGGCTACCTGCTGCGCAGCATCAGCCCCTCGCTGCTGGCGCCCCGCTCGGGTTCGCCGGACGCCCCCATCGAGCGGCTCAACGTGGGCGGCAACAAGCAGCTCATCGTCAACCTGGAGCTGGAGTTCCCCATCCTCGAGAAGGCCGGCATCCGCGGCGTGGTCTTCTATGACGCGGGAAATGCTTTCGCCACCAACGAGCGCTTCTTCCAGGATCTGCAGGACGACGTCCCCCTGGGACTGTTCCACTCGGTGGGCTTTGGCTTCCGTTGGTTCTCGCCGGTCGGTCCCTTGCGCTTCGAGTGGGGAATCCCGATCACGCGGCGACCGGATGATGACCCCCTGCTGTTCGAGTTTACGATCGGCAATTTCTTCTGATACGTCGTCCGCCCGCTCTCCAAGTGACCGTCTTCCCGGCCTTTGAACAGGGGAGCGGGACGGGACGTCGGAGTTTCAAACCTTCCCCGAGGAGCTGTCGCACATGTCGCTTCGAAGCAAACTGTCGGTTCTGGCCCTTGCCCTCTCGCTCGCCGTGCCGACCCTGGCCGCCGCCGCCGACCTGAAGATGGGTTACGTCGACTACCAGCGCGTCATGCTCGAGGTGGACGACGGCAAGTCCGCCAAGGCCCGCCTCCAGAAGTGGCTGGAGGCGCGTCAGAAGGAGATCGACGCCCAGCAGGAGGCCCTCCGCAAGGAGAAGGAGACGCTGGACAAGCAGGCCAGCGCCATGAGCGAGGAGACGCGCATCCAGAAGGCCACGGACCTGCAGAAGAAGGTCTACGACCTGGCCCAGAAGTGGGAGAAGAGCCGCGGTGAGGCCGCCGAGCGCGAGCGCAAGGAGATGGAGCCCATCATCGCGAAGATCGACGGTGTCATCCGCACCATCGCCGAGCGCGAGGGCCTGGCCATGGTCTTCGAGAAGCGGGACTCCGGTCTGGTGTACGCGCTCAACCAGTATGACCTGACCAACGAGGTCATCCGCACCTACAACAGCTCCAAGGGCAAGGCCAAGGACGCCCCGGTCGCCAAGGACGCTCCCAAGAAGTAGGCCTTCCGTGCACGCATCCAACCCCCGCCGGCTCGGGGAGCTCGCCACCCATGTGGGCGGCGAGCTCATCGGCGATGCCGGCCTCCTGATTTCGGGGCTCAACGGGCTCGCCGAGGCGAACCCGGGCGAGCTCTCCTTCTACGGCAATCCGCGCTACCGCCGGCAGTTCGAGGCCACGAAGGCCTCGGCCGTGCTGGTGGGGCCGGATGTCGAGCCCCGCGAGGGCGTGTCCCTGGTGCGTGTGTCCAATCCGCATCTGGCCTTCGCGAGAATCTCCAGCCTCTTCCACCCACGGTCCTCCTACGCGGCGGGCGTGCGGCCCGGGGCGCACGTGCACCCCGAGGCGCGCGTGCATCCGGAGGCCACGGTGATGGCGGGTGCCACGGTGGAGAAGCACGCCACCGTGGGCGCGCGCGCGGTGCTCTTCCCCGGAGTCTACGTGGGCGAGGAGGCGGGCATCGGCGAGGACAGCGTGCTGTACCCCAACGTCACCGTGCGCGAGCACTGCCAGGTGGGCGCGCGCGTCATCCTCCATGCCTCGTGCGTGGTGGGC contains:
- the prfB gene encoding peptide chain release factor 2 (programmed frameshift), with the translated sequence MANDSMEKIGGLRERLMALRGHLDLDRKRSRIALIERESTLPNFWDDNTKAQAMLKEKSTLESSVSSFEKTLRGLDDAQVLFELAAEANDEASAKEAEESLSSLEAEVSKLELARMLSGEQDRSNCFMDINAGAGGTDSMDWAAMLMRMYTRYCESKGWKVEINDAVPGEEAGFKNVSLRIEGEFAYGYLKAEVGVHRLVRISPFDANARRQTAFASVDVYPEVDDSIQIDIPEKDYELKFIRGGGAGGQKVNKTSSTAQLRHLPTGILITCQTERSQSANKDMAFKILRARLYEIELKKREAEQAAAEAQKKDISFGSQIRSYVLAPYRMVKDLRTGVETGNVDAVLDGDLEQFVTAQLMGVKNPNRNAPE
- a CDS encoding anti-sigma factor family protein — its product is MPAQLSHRETRALFIALADEELPADKAKEVRSHLDGCGECQQGWQRYSSTVLRLRQVEKQKAPPALASRVMTRVKRQRRFGLRRLSLMHAHYRLPVEILIPLLLAAAVGAFLIMSAP
- the lysS gene encoding lysine--tRNA ligase; protein product: MADTPENKTNAEADLGSKEQEIYDQRLDKARKWRDSGFNPYGNGYRPQHLAADILARHGNQSMEELEKAEPTAYDVAGRIVAVRSFGKAAFVKLRDRSGEIQAHLKKDALGDAYELFKLTDMGDFVAVQGTVFRSKTGELTLAATKFVPLTKSLRPLPEKWHGLTDVEVRYRQRYLDMVSNPEVKQTFLKRNKLIRYIRDFLDARDFIEVETPMMHPLVSGAAARPFVTHHNALDIDLYMRIAPELYLKRLVVGGIERVYEINRNFRNEGISTRHNPEFTMLEFYQAYATFEDLMDLTEEMLSGAAKAVTGDTKVSYQGHVLDFGKGWRRIPMTEAIREVVPSLSDKDMADADRLRHELLETTHGEAERRAIETMHHGELVGALFEHHVEQKLVHPTFITHYPTAVSPLARRNDQNPDITDRFELFIAGREIGNAFSELNDPIDQKGRFLSQLEARQRGQQETMDFDEDYIRALEHGMPPTAGEGIGIDRVAMLFTDSPSIRDVILFPLLKPLAK
- a CDS encoding ABC transporter ATP-binding protein is translated as MALLSIRNVFKSYFLHGKRIDVLRGVSLDIEKGELVSLIGASGAGKSTFLHVLGTLDIPAAGELLFEGRSVFAMNDAEIADFRNRTIGFVFQSHYLLPEFTALENVAMPALIQRRDRTESYAYARELLERVGLGSRVEHRPGELSGGEAQRVALARSLVLKPAVLLADEPTGNLDPATGEGIHQLLREVNRDLGITAVVVTHNEALARSMPRRLRLVTGQVTEA
- a CDS encoding OmpH family outer membrane protein gives rise to the protein MSLRSKLSVLALALSLAVPTLAAAADLKMGYVDYQRVMLEVDDGKSAKARLQKWLEARQKEIDAQQEALRKEKETLDKQASAMSEETRIQKATDLQKKVYDLAQKWEKSRGEAAERERKEMEPIIAKIDGVIRTIAEREGLAMVFEKRDSGLVYALNQYDLTNEVIRTYNSSKGKAKDAPVAKDAPKK
- a CDS encoding RNA polymerase sigma factor yields the protein MPSSGVLGVDVEGTPVTGESDAASSEERLLLARLRRGDPEAFEALVRAHQDRLYDFCVRMLGDREEANDLVQDIFVSAHQHLAKFREDSRLSTWLFRIGKNHCINRLKYLNRRGRGRSEEYGEQNEGALAELLGSPPGPDAALESAREQARVQWAISQLDPEPRMLVALRDIEGLSYEEIVDITELPLGTVKSRLHRAREKLADLLGRLEE
- the bamA gene encoding outer membrane protein assembly factor BamA: MPGSDAPVAPDREVREGEVVEIRIEGNRRVESEAVRRALRTQVGQVFDETRTAEDLRAVWALGYFSDVQLLVQRLPTGGITYVVRVQERPSIRTVKLSGNEELSQDDLKESIEIRALTILDMDAVRRTQKKIQEKYIDKGYFLAEVNHRVVPLEGGQVDVVFDIDENSKVMVKDIVFLGAEKVPAAKLKDVMLTKEGGYLSFITGEGTYREEVFQRDLAVIQATYYDEGFINVRVDKPTVSLSADKRYIYVTIRVTEGERYDIGKIDFAGDLVVPKEELAKLMTSSTGTHFSRTQLGQDIQAITDVYYDRGYAYANINPVTSINADERTVDLTFDVQKGPQVSIERIDVIGNTKTRDKVIRRELRVYEGELYSGTGVRRSKDRVTALGFFETVEVTQRPGSREDTIVVQVEVKEKATGTFQVGLGFSNVESFIFTAQVSQNNFLGWGQSVSASAQISSLRSLVQLSYFDPYFLDTNFLLSVDFSRVEADYLDFTRLSTGGNLSLGYQVLEDLLVNVGYSQEHVDVQAAESYGGVLLANRFLSGVTSSVRLSLTYDKRNNRLFPSKGFIHYGSVEYAPSFLGGSFLFTRYTAYSRLYFPLPLGAVFKTNATVGYIQQLDPNRPLPISELYYLGGINSVRGYLLRSISPSLLAPRSGSPDAPIERLNVGGNKQLIVNLELEFPILEKAGIRGVVFYDAGNAFATNERFFQDLQDDVPLGLFHSVGFGFRWFSPVGPLRFEWGIPITRRPDDDPLLFEFTIGNFF
- a CDS encoding ABC transporter permease: MNAERQTVYRWSFIWSGALVALVGAVLLGVAITRSDAWERVTGVLGLSVIGWGGLVQTLNALALMPVQSAVPSSVGIVGTEYLLSGAAAWLVGWALIATGIRRAPAPTEGPSPAAGAALYPRLAQYRDFYWSTLGAYGGGILLAELVLILLQTFLASGGSGERGLAPTIAFGISLIVASLVAFVCGFVGASRARRVAMPEATIGVIYLGLPVPIMLTLIEQIPDLQVSLGYRLREVTYVADMLGRPVVGYWLVFSLLVLMLVLGINTGFIAAGSGRLDLKLGFELFVARRHVGVFRPSLLLGTLAVLMFGIIPPLVVYGIIRAVEAAVERSRIRALGLQDPLAAASALNRLKLREQSPTMMMTALSVGGVGVGVMALIIVLSVMSGFEEDLQKKILGAHSHVVVSKYAGHLPEYKRLMEQISKVPGVIGQTPSIDNPVMVLAEDEVQGIVLKGIDPETVGSVLDLRKNMLPGGELDNLETPQKIVPRRAFGGFGQQPSNEQDEEEEVDPIIGKSSKSAEEKVLPGIVLGRELAAILRVVVGDRVNVISPQGAELGPAGLIPKSRAFRVAGIFYSGMYEYDAKFAYILLSEAQKLFGADGPSGIELKVADVDDARRIASAASREVGGYPYRARDWGEIHRNIFSALRLEKLVMGIILSIIIVVAAGLIVATVIMLVLEKRKEIAVLKALGVSDGGIVKIFLAEGLQIGVAGGLLGLLSGLTWCYFILKVGIKLDPSVYYIPNLPVKIEPLQTALSVVIAVLVTYLASIYPALKASSVEPVEGLKAE
- a CDS encoding DUF4105 domain-containing protein, which gives rise to MPRLAPVMTCLLGLLLMAATPARAQEMPPWGTGESRGEDLSIYLVTFGPGDDVASWWGHGSLVVEDHRLRQSRLYNYGMFSFDERMLARYAMGRLEFWVDDASASGTFRFYRSQNRDVRLQELALTPAQRVELGRLLAVNVLPENRHYVYHHYNDNCVTRLRDGIDKVLGGQLHHAMNVPGRMTLRDHTRRYTDVGPPMSLLLDFLMNDEIDKPVTRWQEAFLPDELERRVAETQVVGEDGQKRPLVAKTVNLYTAQGRPALPEQPPKYGPVLLVLGLVFGGGAVGLALWGRRSGGRAPRVLLGLQNVLVGLVFGIPGFALFVMWLFTDHTVTYRNENLFLANPLTVLALPLGFQLMFGSERARERLRLLWRVLAGLGVLGLVLKVLPPFDQDNWRLIALILPISLGMAGALTLARGRAPAADRSAEPLAPSLKASGS